The genomic stretch GAAAAATACATCGGCGAATCACTGGGCATCCAGTCCTTGGCAAATAGCCATGGCTTATTTACCTCCAGACGGTTATATTGGAAACCTTTCGGTTCAAGATACAGACTTCAATGGAATAATCAATTTATGATGAACTGCAAACACTTCGATAGCAAGTTTTCGTTCCCCATAGCTCTAGGAAAAAATCATCCACCATGCCTCTTAACAAAGGTAAATACGTGGTTGTTATATTCATTGTATGTGTTCATTAAGTCCAACAAAATATCACTTAATAATTTAATCTACGTCCGTTCGTTGGTCCGTCAAATCAAGTTTCATAAGTTCACTGATATCAACAGTATTTCCTAGAAACTTGTTATATATCTTATCTCTTGGAAAAAATCGCCTAATTTTTAATTGTGATTTAAATTTTGCTTTTACCACATAGTGGGGaaaggtattttttttacacGTCTCACCTGTCAAATTATGTTGTTATGAGTAAGCTTGTTCATATATTTAAAGCCTTTTGTGTTTTATTTGCTTGACGGTGGAAATTAAGTTAAtaagtttttaattaagttaatatatgtatttttagtatttttgtaAGAATattatactgattaaaagggTAATGAATTATAAAGctgtatacatgaatatagtcGGTTTTTTAAGTCGGTACGCAGTTCTTTAAGTGGTTATCGTTACAAACTATCACTCTTTCATTATAAAGTGCTGTACTTCATAGATATTTTATAGGCGCGGGAAATTGGCAGAAGAGTACGCCATTCGTCTTCTTGCAAGGTCACAGATGCAGATCTTCAGAACATTGTACATACACTGACTAACCTGTTAACTGACACAACATGTCTAGCGCAAGACCTCGCTGCAAAGGAGGCATTGAGCAAATTAGCAAAGGTATAGAATAATGAATTGCGGCGAGTCAAGTCCGTCTATGTATGTGCGGTTATCCAACTTTGCCAAAAGTactcgtttttattttatatacagcGTCCTTGATTTCGTTCGTTGTCGTGTTGCTTTCATTACTTCATAAAAAGgtattaaatgaaaatgaattattaatgttgtctaaatgaattttatttataatttatccaTCATATACGAGTAATTCGATGTGAGATACTTTTCATTCgctatgtttaaaataattatatcaatcGCTTACAACAACTTATTctgtaaatgtattattaaaatatgaaCCTAGAAATGCGATTTGCATGACCTATGCGTAATCCTTATCAACCCGCCTGCATACTCATGTATATGGATAAATATGTATGTTACATAAAACATGAATTTCTTTTTACCACAACTTTAAAGACAGTTTTTTCTGTCTAGCTACAAACCGACGTTCTGAAGCTAACAACGGAGGAAATTGTTGATTTGTTAGAGGATGCACAAAATAAACTTAAGAAAGTTGAAAATATAACTGAGACGGCTATTGACGAGATGCGGATTTACATTGACAACAGTAGAAAAGATTTTAGTGCACATGCGGACAAATTTAAACAGGACCTTAGTGAACACATTGGACAATGTAAACAggaaatttatatttattgtcgGAAGTCTACACTCGAACTCAATTCGAACTACGAGCAATCTTGTAAAGGTATGTCTGACTTTCGAATTCAATGTAATTAGCCGAACAGTGAATAAATGCAAATATGCCTGCCTATTTGAAACGATTTTGCGATCATGAGCCCCGCAATTAGTTATAGTAGTATTAAGTGAATGTAGCAATTTCACGGATATGTCATTACTACTGCATACATTAAAAGTTGAGTGTGATTTGagtatgaaatatttgtaaacatttaaataattatgtgatAAACATGTTCAGACTGTCCAAAAAGTGATCAACAATAAGAATCAATTAGCACAAACCGAGCTAATTTGTTTACCAGTGTATGTTTTAGTCATATATTCCTATCATTCCTGTATTGTGCAAATGTCTTTCCCATATAAAACGTATTCAAAAACGAATGTATACACCTATATGTGGGTTACTTAAAAACCATATTAAACGTTAATTGAAATAAGCTTTTTGATGGACAAAAATATGCCACATGTTTAAGAATGATTTTGGTCTGTTAAAAGTTGTtttcaagtgttgttttttttaatttcagattTTCTTGAGCAATTTATACATTTCTACCAGAAGACTCAAAGCTGCGTGTCTGTTTCACCGTTTTGGTCCGGTAATGACAAAAACATTCGGGATATATTTATACAATCAAAATTGAGCCATGTGAAACTTGAACCAGATGGTTCTCGGATTAAAATGGATGTACCTCTTAACAAATTCAAGAACCTATTGTACAAAGGTGAACAATTACATAGCCTTGCTTTTTTTGCAAGGAGAAAGCGGAAGTGGAAAGTCTACATTTCTATCGAAATTAGTTCTTGACTGGTGCGAGGCGATTTCGCCACGAACTGAAGAACACACCGCTACATTCACAGATGTAGACACGTTGAACAGATTCAAGTTCCTATTTCATATCCCTTTGAGAGATACCAAGGGGCAGAGTGAGGTAGCAGAGATAATAAAATCATTAATAATCGATAGAATATATTCGGACGAGGAAAAACGTAAAGAAATATACCGACTTTTACATCGAATTATGGAACGTAAGACATGCATCATAACGATGGATGGTCTGAACGAGTGGAGAGATCAATCGAATGAAATACCATTACCTCAAATAGCCACTTCTCATAAGCAATGTGTAGCATTAATCACAACACGACCATGGAAAATGTTAGATCAGCGTATCAAAGATTCTCACATTGACGCACTTCTGGAAGTTGAAGGAATAACCAGCCCAACGGAGCTTGTAAAACGCTTACTTAGaagttttcaaattgaaaatctTAATATGCATATCGACTTTATGACGTACATTGAAGAACGTAAACTTTCTCATGTGTTAATGTCACCTTGGTGGTTGACATTGCTTCTGCGACTTTGGATGGATAATATGTACTTAAGTAATTCTGTTTGCGAAGTGAACAGTCTTCTTTTGGACAGTCTTTTCAAAAAAGCAAATACGCAAACGGGATTTTTCAATCCACCACCGTTTGAATGTCTGTCGAAAACGAGCTATATTGAGCCGAATGTAAATATTTTAGATGCGATTTCTAAAATAGCATTTCATTTCACATGCACGAATAAAAGGTATGTTGTGTTCACCGAGTCggaaataagaaaatatttatcaaaacaaGATTTGAAGTTTTCTCTTGAATCTGTATTTTAACAGAAAGATTTTGTTCCGCATTACCATGCCATTCGCAGTTTTCATTTCTACATGAGACGTTGCAGGAATTTCTAGCTGCTTATTACATTGCACAACATCCAAAGGATGCCATTGAGTTTATTACCAGCAAGAATAAAAGCAAATATTTTGTGTTAGAAATGAGTCAGGTTATAACATACCTTTGTGGATTAAAATGTGAAGTAGCTAATCAAGTGATCAGTTGCTTGGTAGACAACGACTTCCTCAATGTCATAAACAAGGGAATACGCTTGTACATTTCAACCAATCGTTTTATCGAATGCCAAACACTTCAGGAATGTAACGGCGGAAACATACTACAAACTAAACAATTTGGTGAAGACCTTGTTCTTGATCGTTGCTATGCTATATGTGTATTGTATCAGCGAATGATAATTGATTGTTTTAGTGAGGCTATACTCAGTGGACAGAAAGACTTATGCCTCAAgtgcaaatattttatattttactccTTGATGAATCCGATACTAATGTTTTTAGGGCAGTTTTAATGGAGAACATTTCAAATGTAAGATCACTTGTTTTAGATAATGCAACACTGACAATTCATGAAATATTACAGATCCTCAGAATGTCTGAGCCCTGCCTTGAGCGATTGCAGACGACATGGAGTGACGATCTTTGCAAAGCATTACATGATATGAACATTCGACAGCTAGTGTTACAAGTACAAATTAATGTATTATCTGTGTCGGTTGTGCTTCCATCTATGTCTAAATTAGATTATCTAGATATTGTACAGTCTGATTTAAATCAAGAATTGTGTATTCCTGCCTCTTTAACAACTATTTCATTACGTCACGCTACATGTTCTGCGTCTTTCATTCATATGCTACTTGTAAAATTATCTTCATTGCATTACTCTATCGAATGTGGTTTTGATGAATGCACTGCGGATTCTCTAAAAGAACATGTATGTAAAGATGCATGTGACATGTCCAACATGACTATTTGGTTTGCAGGTTGTAGTTACGAATTTTATGAACTATTTCGAGATACTAGCTTATTCGACATGAAATTGCTTACAGCAGACGATGTTGTACTTGCATCAGGGATTCTTCCATCACTCAGCAAGTTACAGATACTTCAGTTATGGGGAAACGTTTTCGGTCATTTTGATTTCCAGTTTCCATCCTCATTACGAAAGTTGATTATTCATAGGGGTTATTGTTTCCGTGAATGGCTGTGTGACCTGATGATCTCAATTTCTTCACTTGGACATCCTATAGTGTGCCAGGTGTATGACTTGGAGTTGCTACCAATTTGCGACTTTAACACATCTAGTTCGCTAATACTGGCATCAGAGATGATATCAATCTTCACGTTATTTGACATGTCAAATATTGAGCTACACGTCAAAACGGGTAGTAGTGAGTTCTTCGAAATGTTTCGCGATACGAATATACCTACACTGTGGCTTGGCACGACTGATGCTGCTTCGCATGCATCACAGATTTTACCTACTCTCTGCAACTTACAATCACTTAATTTATTGGGGTATTTTATGGATCGTTGTGATCTCCAGCTTCCAGTCTCGTTGCAAACATTAATTGTTCAAGAAGGCTATTGTTCCCCTGAATGGTTGTGCAGCCTGATCACCGCACTATCTTCACTAGGACATCCTATAATATGCAAGCTGTATGGTTTGGAGCTTCAATCAATTTGCCCCGTTAACGCATCTAGTTCACAAACAAAGGCATCGGAGATATCAAACTTGATTTCATGTGACATGTCCAATATAGAGCTATTCGTCAAAACGGGTAGTAATGCGTTGTTTGAAATGTTTCGAGATACGAGTTTACGTACACTGTGGATTGGAACAGCTGCTGCTGCTTCACACGTATCACAGATTCTACCAACACTCTGCAATTTAGAAACACTTCATTTATGGGGGTATTACATGGATCGATGTGACCTTCAGCTGCCAGTCTCGTTGCAAACATTAACTTTTCAAGAAGTATTTTGTTCCACAGAATGGCTGTGCAGCTTGATGATCTCGCTTTCTGCAATAGGACATCGAACGATATGCAAGATGTATCATTTGGAGCTACAACCAAGTGACTCAGATAACACATCCAATATGCAAATACAGCCATATGAAATTATATCTAACTTGAATTCATGTGACATGTCCAATATCAATCTACACGTTGAAACTGGTAGTCGTGAGTTATTTGAACTGTTTCGAGATACGAATTTGAATAGACTGTCGCTTGGTACGGCTACTGCTGCTTCACACGTATCACAGATTCTACCAACGCTCTGCAATTTAGAAAAACTTTATTTATGGGGGTCGTACATGGATCGATGTGATCTCCAGATGCCAGTCTCGTTGCAAACATTAATTTTTCAAGAAGTCTATTGTTCCACCGAATGGCTGAGCAGCCTGATGAAATCGCTTTCTTCAATAGGACATCGAATAATATGCAAGCTGTATTATTTGGAGCATCAACCAAGTGACGCCATTAACATATCTAGTTCTCAACTTCAGGCATCACACTTGATGTCATGTGACATGTCAAATATTGAGATACACGTCAAAACGTGTAGTAGTGAGTTGTTTGAAGTGTTTCGTGATGCTTGTATATTTTTCATTAACAATTGATATGGATGATGATGCTGCGCTGCCATCAGAGATTTTGCCAACTCTAATACAGTTGTAATATTTCGTTTTCTTAAGTGTAATTATTAATCGATTCGATTGTACATTATAACCatgaatacaattttttgtttgcAACAGGCTACATGTTCATCAGAATCGCTGTATGGTTTTGTGATAAAAATGTATGGAACGTAGAGTTCGGATGTTCATTGTGTTGTAGAATCATGTGAAAAATCCAACCAATGTAATTCTAAATTATCTGTATTGCGATATGGTGATTTATCTTATGTAAAATTCGAGGTTATGAAGGACACACATGGACTATATTAAACATTACCTACACTCCCAATCCCGAGTTTGCATATAACGCAGATTGACCACGTGGACTGTTTTTCACGACGATGCCTCTTCGCACTCATTTAGAACAGCTTCGGATTCGTTCAAATGCTAATATAGAAATTACTTTAACAGTTTCTATAAATTTTtagtttataatttttaaatggtGTTTCACCGTCATATTTACGACACGTCGTGAAAAACTCATTCCACTTTGGACGTAGTCTCCAATGCACAATTCTGGTCCAGTTGGATGAGGAGAAAGGCATTTATGCATCCATAAAACAAGAATTTGATGCGTTTAGGAACGGTCTGATGTTGTGTATAAAAGATTTGATGCTGAATATGCATTTAATGCTTTCTTTCTGCAACTGCTTGTTACAACGATAAGCATTCATTACCAAGGGATAGATACATAGATTCGAATCCATGGGAACGTTATTGGACAATATGTCTGCGGGTTTCTACTGTGCAGATTTTTATAAGTACCGGTTTATGAATACGTTATATAGGCTGCACATTTTTTTCTGTCGTAACAGATCGAATGTTGCCACATTCAGTGATAAAATTGTACATAATCAAAAGTCAAGTTTTATTTGTTACATCATTTTCATTATATCAACTTCGTTTAAAGatgattttaaatttataaaagttaCTGCAATATATTTTCCTGAATGAAATAGTTTGGTTAGCGTAAGAAGTCCATGCCAATTGTCTCAAACGTGTAAAGATAAATTAACTATCTGCCGGTTAATTCGAGAATAGTTTTGTCATATAACACATTTATTGGGACATCATTACTGCATTTTTATATAAAGCATTTCTGTTTATTAATGTACTCGTATTGCATATTTAAATGTCTAAATTCGCGAACATTTTACTGATTAATATAAAGTTGGTGCTTACCACGTTAACTTTAACCTAGTTATTAACTCATTAAATTGGCACGTCGGGTGGATTGTCGTCAATCATGTTATTTGTGtcttttcacaattttgaatatGACCGGGAGATAAGtgttatgttaatgttatttgaTGATTCGTATTTGTATGTGCTTTGTACATGTTTTTAAGTTAtgtttgaattgttgttgttgatgtttttttaattttaataacagaATCGTTTACAGTTCGATGGCAGTGTTGTTGTTGCTTCTGTATCAAGTAGACCTTTGTTGCAATTATTTTGCTCATGTGAATACGCAACTTCCGAGCAGTTTTTAAATGGTTCCAAGCATAGCACGTATCAAACCATGCTGCCATACACATGAttgttgtaaatattatttttttaaatgtcaatttctTTGACATTTTGAATGctatgaatttataaaatgacTATTCAATGGAAATGTTCATCGATTTTTTTTATTCGAAAACGTTACTAAAGTATTACCCGTCCATTTCTGGAAAATATTTACTTGTTAATATATTATCTACAGTTAATCCGCCCGGGGAAGTTACACTGCGTGGAGGTTGGTGAATATAAAAACCATCGAAACAATAGCTGGAATTaaaatgctattttttattttgctgaaGAATTTGTTTTTCAATGCTGTTAATTGAAATGCGTGGGTAATTTAATTACTTCCTGGCTAAGTGTGAGAATCGAACAGCCCTTGAATACGTTTAAGCCATATATAGGATGcaaaatcaacggggttttcaggcgTTTACACAAGGGGTCGACAGAATGtaacaccgttaagaactttattttttcaaatatctcaagttatttaaatatatttgcaaaaatctttagtgcataaaagttgttcttgcagtttgtgtcgctAGCTTAAGGTATAAAGAATAAATCCTTCAATACGTCtgaaatcagggacaacatttcatggtgcgtgaagcataaccgtgcagtacagagggatttttgaacaagaacacag from Dreissena polymorpha isolate Duluth1 chromosome 10, UMN_Dpol_1.0, whole genome shotgun sequence encodes the following:
- the LOC127847060 gene encoding uncharacterized protein LOC127847060 isoform X2; this encodes MVLGLKWMYLLTNSRTYCTKVNNYIALLFLQGESGSGKSTFLSKLVLDWCEAISPRTEEHTATFTDVDTLNRFKFLFHIPLRDTKGQSEVAEIIKSLIIDRIYSDEEKRKEIYRLLHRIMERKTCIITMDGLNEWRDQSNEIPLPQIATSHKQCVALITTRPWKMLDQRIKDSHIDALLEVEGITSPTELVKRLLRSFQIENLNMHIDFMTYIEERKLSHVLMSPWWLTLLLRLWMDNMYLSNSVCEVNSLLLDSLFKKANTQTGFFNPPPFECLSKTSYIEPNVNILDAISKIAFHFTCTNKRYVVFTESEIRKYLSKQDLKFSLESVF
- the LOC127847060 gene encoding uncharacterized protein LOC127847060 isoform X1 — translated: MPQVQIFYILLLDESDTNVFRAVLMENISNVRSLVLDNATLTIHEILQILRMSEPCLERLQTTWSDDLCKALHDMNIRQLVLQVQINVLSVSVVLPSMSKLDYLDIVQSDLNQELCIPASLTTISLRHATCSASFIHMLLVKLSSLHYSIECGFDECTADSLKEHVCKDACDMSNMTIWFAGCSYEFYELFRDTSLFDMKLLTADDVVLASGILPSLSKLQILQLWGNVFGHFDFQFPSSLRKLIIHRGYCFREWLCDLMISISSLGHPIVCQVYDLELLPICDFNTSSSLILASEMISIFTLFDMSNIELHVKTGSSEFFEMFRDTNIPTLWLGTTDAASHASQILPTLCNLQSLNLLGYFMDRCDLQLPVSLQTLIVQEGYCSPEWLCSLITALSSLGHPIICKLYGLELQSICPVNASSSQTKASEISNLISCDMSNIELFVKTGSNALFEMFRDTSLRTLWIGTAAAASHVSQILPTLCNLETLHLWGYYMDRCDLQLPVSLQTLTFQEVFCSTEWLCSLMISLSAIGHRTICKMYHLELQPSDSDNTSNMQIQPYEIISNLNSCDMSNINLHVETGSRELFELFRDTNLNRLSLGTATAASHVSQILPTLCNLEKLYLWGSYMDRCDLQMPVSLQTLIFQEVYCSTEWLSSLMKSLSSIGHRIICKLYYLEHQPSDAINISSSQLQASHLMSCDMSNIEIHVKTCSSELFEVFRDACIFFINN